A stretch of Capricornis sumatraensis isolate serow.1 chromosome 10, serow.2, whole genome shotgun sequence DNA encodes these proteins:
- the AGT gene encoding angiotensinogen, translating into MAPAGLSLGAAVLCLLAWAGLAAGDRVYIHPFHLLVHSKSNCDQLEKPDVETPADPTFTPVPIQTKSSPVDEEALWEQLVRATEKLEAEDRLRASEVGLLLNFMGFHVYKTLSETWSVASGLVFSPVALFSTLTSFYMGALDPTASRLQAFLGVPGEGQGCTSRLDGRKVLSSLQTIQGLLVAPGGAGSQARLLLSTVVGLFTAPGLHLKQPFVQGLSSFAPITLPRSLDLSTDPNLAAEKINRFMQAATGWNMGRPLAAASPDSTLLFNAYVHFQGKMKGFSLLPGLTEFWVDNTTSVSVPMLSGTGTFHYWSDNQNHLSMTRVPLSANGYLLLIQPHHTVDLRKVEALIFQHNFLTRMKNLSPRAIHLTVPQLTLKASYDLQDLLAQAKLPTLLGAEANLGKISDANLRVGKVLNSVLFELKADGEQAPGSVPQPAGPEALEVTLNSPFLLAVLERSSAALHFLGRVSRPLSAE; encoded by the exons ATGGCTCCCGCTGGCCTGAGCCTAGGAGCCGCCGTCCTTTGCCTCTTGGCCTGGGCTGGCCTGGCTGCTGGTGACCGGGTGTATATACACCCCTTCCACCTCCTCGTCCATAGCAAGAGCAACTGTGACCAGCTGGAGAAGCCTGATGTGGAGACACCTGCAGACCCGACTTTCACACCTGTGCCCATTCAGACCAAGTCATCCCCAGTGGATGAAGAGGCCCTGTGGGAACAGCTGGTTCGAGCCACTGAGAAGCTAGAGGCTGAAGACCGGCTGCGGGCCTCCGAGGTGGGGCTGCTGCTCAACTTCATGGGCTTCCACGTGTACAAGACACTGAGCGAGACATGGAGCGTGGCCAGTGGGCTTGTGTTCTCCCCAGTGGCCCTCTTCAGCACCCTGACCTCTTTCTACATGGGGGCCTTAGACCCCACGGCCAGCAGACTACAGGCATTCCTGGGTGTCCCTGGGGAGGGTCAGGGCTGCACCTCCCGGCTGGACGGCCGCAAGGTCCTGTCCTCCCTGCAGACCATCCAGGGCCTTCTGGTCGCCCCGGGTGGGGCCGGCAGTCAGGCCAGGCTGCTCCTGTCCACGGTGGTTGGCCTGTTCACAGCCCCTGGCCTGCACCTGAAGCAGCCCTTTGTGCAGGGCCTCTCTTCCTTCGCCCCCATCACTCTCCCACGCTCACTAGACTTGTCCACGGACCCAAATCTCGCTGCTGAGAAGATCAACAGGTTCATGCAGGCAGCGACGGGGTGGAATATGGGCAGGCCCCTGGCAGCGGCCAGCCCAGACAGCACCCTGCTCTTCAACGCCTATGTCCACTTCCAAG GAAAGATGAAGGGGTTCTCCCTGCTGCCAGGGCTCACGGAGTTCTGGGTGGACAACACCACCTCAGTGTCAGTGCCCATGCTCTCCGGCACCGGCACCTTCCACTACTGGAGCGACAACCAGAACCACCTCTCCATGACCCGCGTGCCCCTGAGTGCCAACGGCTACCTGCTGCTCATCCAGCCGCACCACACCGTCGACCTGCGAAAGGTGGAGGCCCTCATCTTCCAGCACAACTTCCTGACCCGAATGAAGAATCTCTCTCCTCG GGCCATCCACCTGACCGTGCCCCAGCTGACACTGAAAGCATCCTATGACCTGCAGGACCTGCTTGCCCAGGCCAAGCTGCCTACCCTGCTGGGCGCCGAGGCAAACCTGGGCAAAATCAGCGATGCCAACCTTAGAGTTGGAAAG GTGCTGAACAGCGTTCTTTTCGAACTGAAAGCAGATGGAGAGCAGGCCCCAGGGTCCGTCCCACAGCCGGCCGGGCCAGAGGCCTTGGAGGTGACCTTGAACAGCCCGTTCCTGTTGGCTGTCCTGGAGAGAAGCTCGGCCGCCCTGCACTTCCTGGGCCGCGTGTCCCGCCCGCTGAGCGCTGAGTGA